GCGCGCAGACCGCGTTTTATTACAGTTTATTTATGTATGAtcagatattgtttttttcacatttcttcTCGTCTGCTCAGATGTGTGttgtggtttcatttttcgtgttttttttattatgtatgtttttttttgtattacattGTTTTATACTGTTCTATGATACGTTTTCGGTTGCTTATCAACTATtacttcatttattatttcttatatatatgttttatattttacgaaCTGCAATACTTTCTGTCCCTATAAATGGTATTATGGTACAGaactaataacaaaaaaatcattgtacAGTTTTATTCATATATTTTAGGTCGTATTGCATAAGCCATCATACCCGTATAGCGTGCTATATAATCTCCTTCCTTCGTGGTCTaatataaacatttttatgttctcttttcatttttcctatTTGCATATAACATTCTAATACAGATAAACCTGCGGCTAATACTCGTCAGTGGCAAGACGAAAGAATTCCTCTTCAGTCAAACGGACTCTGCCGGAGATATAGCACTCACAGTGTTTGAAAATTGGCCCGATGGtaagttgtgtgttttttgtcggtttttcttgatttttcaAGGTATCCAGAGTATAATAATTAGCAGCAGTTTGTTGAATAGCTAAGTCATCTTCTATCTAATGTGCCAATGTGCCTGCTGCAGCAGTCCCCTAAACTAATCACagtcgagcgccttcgtctgccaatccttTATCACGGCCTTTATggcgaacgcatcaacgccatcactccatcacAGTTTGAGTCAAAAACGCCTCCACTGTCCATTTGGAGGACCTAAAAGGattttacgggctgggtcgtccgttgtcattctcatgacgttaCCAGCCCACTTACtggacagtaagttcgccgtacagctcatagagttcgtcattgtagcggctcctccattgtccttccgcacatacggggccaaaaatccttctgaacatcttcctctcgaaacgcagctaagagggtttcgtcaattttggacaaagtccatgtctcagaggcatATGTGAGTGTTGGAACTGTGTAGTCCCAGCTGCGGtcatcgcgacaggtgttttgagtggagaagtttcttCAAACTGTAgaataatatttcatcatcaaaGTTATTGTCgatgctgacttttgacccaagataggtgaaattttggacgacttacTTGTACGTCAACCCTGCATAAGTTAGGATTTGTTAGGATGTGTGGTCGTGCCACCATCTTGGtgtttgcctcgttaatctccaacccgaggttttctgccgcctCCTCGAATAAGTCAATATATTTATAGAAAAAACAATTCTATTGTATAAATTAGATTCCTTTTCCGTTGATAACCTATGCCAAAGTGATCTTCAACAAGAAATAGTTTGTAAAATGTGCAGAAATGTAGTTTGGTCACAAAATTCCTTGAATTTCTGGCATTCCTTGAATAATAATACCATACCATTTTTACCagaattcgattcgatttgtCCCATCCGTCTGTTAGCTCTTCGGGAAGATGAAGACTCTCCGATGGAGTCGACTTGAAAGTGGCGCCTCAGAGTTTATGTTgtgaaaagttaaaaataaaacagcaataaCTTTATGTTTACTGCGTACAACGCTAATGCTAATCAATTGATCGACAGATTTGTACATCGTAGCCTTAGGGACGATATCCATGTCAACCTACATGCTCCTGTTTGgctacaccaacacaccaaccaAACATTCCGTACATCATCATTAACGCCAGACATTTACGCGCAGAAATCGATGGTGGTCTCGTTACGACGGCGATATGTACAAATATGCAATCGCTGCCAAACAATGTTTTCGAAGATGGTATTTCAGGTGTTCTGGCTTCTGAACTCTCTTCCCTCGGGCTCGCGGtacagtacacacacacgccctcGCAGCACTTGGATGCGAATTTTCCATTTGACACTAATGAAGACAAATCTATATGGCACGGGGCGAAAGAGGGACTCTTGCCCACTCGCCCACCTAGCGCAAAGCCAAAGGGCCATAATGCATCCCGCTCTCAACGTACACGGGTTTAGTTTGCGTCCTTTTAGGTGGGTGGGGTGGGGTGAGGGAAGGACCCTTGCCAAGAGCCCCCGAATGTGGTACACCCGGAATCACTTACGATGCTTTCTGCGCCACCGGACAGTTGTAATTGAGATACACACACCGGACCGGATGGTGAACCATGTAGTTTGCGGAAGATTGTTTTGCCTGCACGGAGATACGCACACCTACCGTTGGTAAAAGCTGGCTGGGTGTAGAGTTCAGTGTTGTAACATGCGCTTGCGCGTAAAATGTTATCAACTATTTCCCAACTACAACACAACTTGCTGTCCTCACATTGCTGGTGGATGGAGTTTATTTTTGTGGAGTTTTTAAACAAGATATTACAATACGTCTAATTTAGCTTTTGTTGTATTACTCGGGTTCATACTATCGTAACAAACAATTAACCACAGCGATTGTTTTGCGCCCCTGTTTACCCTTGTATCCGGAATCATTCGTTACGATAAGCATAAAAAATTAACGATTGCTGTGCTTAATTATTAACACAACACGTAGAACGTACAAAACACGGTACATTTACGAGAGGAAAGTCCTTCAAATTGGTGGTTCgccaacagcacaaaacaccCTTCAGATACATCCACTTTAAGCTCGTGTAGCTAAAACGAACGGCAGCACTCTCCATGTCCATTTCAGGCAACTCTCAAGGTGCCACTTTGTGTAGAATTTATTTGCTCCATTCTTTCTTCCTGTTAGATACTTTTTACGTAGGGAATGCGCTTTCCGAAGTAGATGTGTCAAATACAATTGTGTCCCCGGGCCCAGCCCCTGTTTGATGCGGTATGGGAATGTATTTGCTGAAATATGCCCATAAAAGTACCATCATTTTGCTAAAAAGGACGAAACTGCAAGGTATTTTTGGAACACGTTCTCTCGGTACACGTGTCAGTTCGCTGGCCCACACGTAAATGTTGGTACATAGCGCTGGAAATTGACCCTAAATTAGTAATGCGCGAATTGTAGTAATCCAATGTGGGGTGACTTTGATGTCCAATAGTCTATACGGTGTGATGCGTATAGTTCACGCAGAGCTCCAAAAAAGCATATCGGACCATATAGACCGGTTCGTTGATCTCGCAAAACGACGACTGGTGAAGTGAACATTAttctgtttatgtttatgcttACCACGAACCGGAATTTTCTGGCCCAAATTTCAATCTGGCGAAAGCTCCTACCTCCTCCTGGGGCGAACCCTCCTAACTCAACCTGCCGGTCACAACGACATGCAAGTCCTCGCAAAACAACCCAACCTCCTAGATACAACATTTTGGAGGGTCAGCAGTACTGTAAACAGGTCGTGGTGGAACGCTGTCGTGATTAATTGCCAACATTAATTACAATCAAGAAATAAGGATAGCACGGAGAACGCATTCGCATGCGACCAGAGGGTTGATAGCTACTGTCTTTCATTGTCAATGCATTGTAAGCGTAGCTGGTTACCAAACCTAGTACCGTACCAAAGCATTCTGTTGTGTCGAACTAAAGCTGGGAGAATACGCCTGGTTTGTGGTGTGCACCCCAGTGCCTCACGAAGGATAACTGATACAAGCCcttaaaacagttttttttttttgttagaagtACACtacacaaaatgataaaaacctttgtaaaatattgctttttggCAGGACATTCACCGTCCCAAAACAGTATAACggttgagaaaaaaaggttgcGAGTGTAGGTTCCACCGAGATTTGAACTCGGATCGTTGGATTCAGAGTCCAAAGTGCTAACCATTACACCATGGAACCCGTCGAGGTGGGAGAAGTTATAATGCATACAGTATCAGCCAAGCAGTACACAGCTTGTCATTTATTGTTAGCTACATCGTTTTGACCTACAGACTACAGATATGTGTATACAAAAAGATTTATTATACTAATAGAGCAAGTCTTGTTTCTTTCTTATCACACAGATTGGGAAGCGGAAGCGGTAGCAAAGGCAGAAATCTTAAGACTAATTTACCAGGGACGCTTTCTACACTGCAACGTCACGTTAGGGGCGCTGGGACTACCATTAGGCAAAACCACCGTGATGCACTTGGTACCGCGTGATAATTTACCCGAGCCAAACTCACAGGGTAGGTGAACTATTCCAACACCAAAAAAGATTATTCAAGCAACTTATATGATGTACGCTAATTGTCACGTTTTATATTGTAGACCAGCGACAGAAGAGCAAAGGCGGTTCCAGTAGATGTTGTTCCACGAGTTGTTGTATACTGTAACCACCATCACGACGACGAGAGGCGTGACACACATGCTGCTGCGGCACGGCCGTGACCAGGCGTACCACCGCCTGTCTGGGACGGTGCTGGACGAACGATGAATCATCGATTTAGGAGATTGGAGGCTGGACCTGATGGATGCTGGATGATGTATGCTGTGTTCGTGTGTTGATCGTATTGACAGCGGTTCGGGCATGTTGCGTGCATGCATCAAAGACGCGCGTAATACAATTGAACAAGCAGGGATTTAACGTCACCGAGCACCAGCAAACCTGCAGTGTTGATTGGTTGTTCGAGTATCCCGCTGAATAGGCGCGAGAATGCGACGCAACGGCGGGGACTGTGTTTATGCATGTTTTTCATCTCCTATGGAGTGTCCTGTGTGCTAATAGTAGTGGGTGCGTGCGTAGTTTGTTTTAGGCATTGACACAATTCTAGGATGCACAGATAGGAATATTAACCACCCAATAGTTCCCCCTAACGTTCGATTGCTGGTCCTCCAGCTGGAAAGTTTCAGTCCTCTTTGCGAAGATTCATCGGTACAGGCAGATACAGGCcgacccaaaaaaacaaaaacgtcaCAACCAGGCACGGTCGCGCAGCACTGTGTGAACGCTTTTGTATTATTAGGAAAGCAGCGAATTTCGGTAAATGTTATTAGTAGAAAGTGAATAGTGTACTAGCAATCGAGATATAATAATTAGTGTTatgctatttttttaattattattattattactgtaATAATTAATCCATCAATTCGTTCAATCCCGCTTCTGATTTTTACACCTGTTTCCAATGACTGCCTTATTTGATCGTGGTTTTCTTCCCCGATACATTGGTGGAACCACCGTATGGTGATCAtcgaaaatatgcaaacagtTTTTAAGAGAAACATTAGATAGCGGAGTGGGGAGATGGGGAATAGGGGCAGAGGCACACCCTGCCAAGGACGTAGGAAAATCTCATTTGACTGACCAAACTGAAACACATGTCCTGCAGGAGGGGAGGTGTTGTGGATATGTAGTAAGCCTCACGCACCCTACCACAGCTGTTCATATCTGCAGGAATCCACCACAAGAATGAACGTTGCGCGTGACCAACGTTCACGAGTGAACACTTGACACTAGGCACCGAGCAATAGATGGCGCTGTACGAATGGTGATATTTTGTATTTCGCTCTCGGTATATGCACGGAGAACACAGTttaagggaaaaaaatacgtACCAGTCCATTTATTGCCCGCAATTCTACACACATATCGTTcaccagtttttgtttttcgtgcttctgtatgaatttaaaaatttctttGTTCGTGGATTTATCATTTCGCCGCGAAATGATCCACGCTGAACATTCGTGTGTcctttgtgtatgtgtgtttatgtaaatatgttatcatttatagttttgttcttgttgctcacttaaaactagacttttcCCGCCGCCTTATTTCCGTGGGTGGCACTCAAGAGATTTAGCATACCCGATACGTTTTACGTGTATGCGCCAGCGGtagatttttattgtttgtttttcgtttattgttattatagTGAAAAGAGGAAGTGTGTGGGTGGAGGTCATTGGCAAGGGGTGGAGAAGCAGCTGAGTGAGAATTATTCGTTCGAACGTTTGAAAGGTTCCATagcaaaatggtaaaacaGCAACGCTGCATCATTCACGCATGGGAAACGGGAAGAAGGCGCGAGTTGGCAAACGAAAACtagtgaaagaaaatgaagcaaaaggcaaaatgtGGTTGTAGTTATTAAAAGTAAACACAAAAgtatatagatatatatacatataaacTGAAACCTATAGATGGTGGTATAAATATTACTTCACAAAAGAGCTACAAAAATATTATACCGTAACGGCGAGCGGCGAGCGGGATGAAGGGGCGAGTAAAGAAATACACGAAAGAGGTAACGAGCAGTTatggaagcagaaaaaatagTAGATAAATCAGAAACAAATCGGTGTGTACCGATGGTGAGAGGTGGAATCAAACGACTAACTTAGGcgaaaagaaattattatACTTTGTTCACTTCTGTTTAGGTTAGTTTAAGCAAATGTATTTGATAATGAGTCCTTAATTGaagtgggggaaaaaacacgAGAAAAACTACCAGCGACTAGAAGAGaagggaagagaaagagagagagagagaaagagaggtttgtatgtatgtgtgtgtgtactgttACGGTAGTGTAAGGATAAGGCGAGAAGCGAAAAGCGTATCTGTATGTTTCATCACGATAGCTAGTAGTTGGACAAAGGGAAACATGCAACCATGTTGTGCTATTACTGCAAGTCTATCACTAATCATACTAAaccgcaagcaaaacaaaacactaaaccAGTTTGAGCCGAATTCCAGTTTGTAGGGCGGAAACGTTCAGTCTAAATTCTCCAACCATGAGCTCTTTTCATAATGAGCTTAGCAATATCATCAATGTTCGTCGCATTGCATCGCAATAAGTTCCAACTGAAACTCGTATAACCCACATCCACCACTACTCTCTACCGTGTAGGGTACCGGTTCCAGTATCCTCCAACCGGTTAGAACGAATGAATGTATATGCGAATCAAAAAATCTCAAAGCGTTTATTGTTTGTGTACATTTATCTCTCTCTTAATCTCCTCTATCCAAACCCAAAAGCGAACTGTATTCCTTAGAAGACCTTTGCGACTGTTTCTTCTCCATCGTTATCACCGTTGCCCACATCTCATACCCTGTTGGTCCACGTTCACGATCGTTTCAGTGCAGATCAATCATTTGCGTTTGCTTCGCTACACCCCACAACCATCCCTAGaacgattaaataaaattgtaaaccaCAGGTGTATGATTTTATTGATCGTCGGTAGAAAACCAAACTCAAAAAAAGGGTGCGTAAATACTAAACCACAAATTACAGCCAGAGGATACAGGAtgagtaaaacaaataaaaaaacactaaaagaaaataatcaaaaatacacaggaaacaaacacactatGAATGTAACCGTGtaactacacacacaaacttgtGCGCCGTGCACGACATTTGCTTAGTTTTGTGCGATACGTGCGTATTTACATATAAGGAAGCGTGAAACGGTCGgatattttaaacatattaGAACGTGCGAAACAGAACATGTGAACGTTGAACATACTAGTGTTAATGAGCGGGACAAGAGATAAACCGGGGGATGgggaaaacaacaataatgcCAATGCGCACGGTGGTACgacggaagagaaaaaaaaacacgtgctGAAGGAGGAATAGTGTTTGTTGGGAAGTGatgaaaaaaacgcaaaccgattctcaaaaaacaaaacaaaaaaaaacaagaaagaaaaacagaaaacgtgTATGTCTTGCGTAAATAATAGAGAAAGTGATAAGAAATCGTAGCAAATGTAGACACAGCCGATATGACAGCCAGAGGCGAGCAGAAACATAAGGAGCCGGAAGTTTAAGCGAACGATAGTAACAAACCGTGATGGAGGATGATAAGGATAATAGGAAGTGTTGTGTACGTAAAGAAGAAGCAGCTTGTAGAAAAGCCGAACCGGAGAAAcaatagcacacacacacgtaaaacTCGTACGAAGAGGGTTTAAAACGCGCGGCACACACgcgggtgcgtgtgtgctgcGGAAAACTGCCGTGAAAGCAGTGTGTGGAGAAAAGCATAATAAAAGCTGAAGATGTATTGTTAATATAACATTgttatttgttgtgtttgttcaCTGTTTGACAGAATGAAAGAAACAtatttgaaatgtaaataaaacttaaaaaattcAGTCTGTCACCGAAAAAAATTGATTctttgagagaaaaaaaagtttctctgTTTCCGCCCGGGATCGAACCGGGGGCCTTCC
This region of Anopheles marshallii chromosome 2, idAnoMarsDA_429_01, whole genome shotgun sequence genomic DNA includes:
- the LOC128709313 gene encoding ubiquitin-like protein 3, which codes for MSSKNIPADKINLRLILVSGKTKEFLFSQTDSAGDIALTVFENWPDDWEAEAVAKAEILRLIYQGRFLHCNVTLGALGLPLGKTTVMHLVPRDNLPEPNSQDQRQKSKGGSSRCCSTSCCIL